Sequence from the Pararhizobium gei genome:
CGAATTCCTCGCCGAGCCGACGCATATGCGCCGTCCGCGAGAAATTGCGCCCCGCGCCATGCGGCGAGAAGCCGAGGCCGTGGGCGGCGTCCGAGCCGCGCACGATCAGGATCGGCTCCGCCATGTTGAGCGGGATGATCGTCAGATCGGTCGAATCTTCAGCCCATTTGTCGAAGGCCGGTGTTGCACCCTTGCCATGGTAGAACAGGCCATCGGACTTGCGGAAGACGAAGTTGTGCTCGTTCCAGAACCGGTCGCTCACCTTCGCCGCCAGCTTTTCCGCCGTCATGTCATGGATGGCGTAGTGGTTTTCCTTCGTCCACCGGCGGATTGTCTGCAGCGCCGACCAGTACATGTCTCCTTCTTCGCTGTCGGCCGGAATCCAGGCATTCTCCCGGTGCGTTTCGGGCGAAAGCTGTTCGCGGAATTTGTTGGCGATCTTCATGCCTCGATCATAGAGCCGCGCACCGGGGGCACGCGATCCGTGATGGGTGACGAGCGCCGTCTCTCCGGTCGATTTCATCTGCCCGACATAGGCAAAATGATTGCCGTCGCCCTGCGTGGCGAAATGCTCGATACCGACATGCAGGATCTCCTTCAGCAAAGGGTTTGCCTGGAACGCCGAGAGTGTCTCCTCCGAAGGCTTGATCTGCGCGCCGCGCGGGCGTCCGCCGGGACCGAAATGCGTGACGGCATGCACGGCATCGAGCAAGGCCTTGGGCTCCACGCCCGGAAAGATCGAGATCGCCATCGAGCAGCAGATATCGGCCGAATGCATGCCGGGATGGATCGCTTCCGACGCCACCACGCCACCGACCGGGATCGTGCCGACCGGTCCGGACGGGCAGGCATCGGGCATGATGGCGGCTGCGCGGACGACAGGCGTGCGGGCAAGCTCGCGCATCGTCGCGCTCACCTTTTCGATGTTGTCCTGTTCGAAGGCATCTTCGGCACGGATATTAATGTGGATGAGCACGTCATTCGGCGCCTTGAGCGGCAGGGTCGGCCCCGGCTGATAGCCGCGGGCGACCGCCAGCGCGGCAGCCATGGAACCGCCATTTCCCAGCACTTGGTTCGCTGCTACCAACGCATCGCGAAACCACTTGCCCTGGCCCATGCCGGCATCGATCAAATCCTGTCCGCTCATTACCTCTGTCATTGTCTTTTCTGCGTTTGCAGTCCTTCTGGTTCCGTTTCGTTTCGTCACACCACCCGGGCGACGAGCGTTGGCCGGGGAATAATTCACCGCTCGCATTCCATCACCGATGGCGCTAAGTGGCCCCTGTAGTCACCGGCGGC
This genomic interval carries:
- a CDS encoding RtcB family protein, translated to MSGQDLIDAGMGQGKWFRDALVAANQVLGNGGSMAAALAVARGYQPGPTLPLKAPNDVLIHINIRAEDAFEQDNIEKVSATMRELARTPVVRAAAIMPDACPSGPVGTIPVGGVVASEAIHPGMHSADICCSMAISIFPGVEPKALLDAVHAVTHFGPGGRPRGAQIKPSEETLSAFQANPLLKEILHVGIEHFATQGDGNHFAYVGQMKSTGETALVTHHGSRAPGARLYDRGMKIANKFREQLSPETHRENAWIPADSEEGDMYWSALQTIRRWTKENHYAIHDMTAEKLAAKVSDRFWNEHNFVFRKSDGLFYHGKGATPAFDKWAEDSTDLTIIPLNMAEPILIVRGSDAAHGLGFSPHGAGRNFSRTAHMRRLGEEFGADSRGLSPNNIAAVMERETSGLDARFFFGIPDISELPSAYKNAANVRSQIEHYGLAEVVDEVIPYGSIMAGDWQKNAPWRKKKERR